The following coding sequences lie in one Oncorhynchus kisutch isolate 150728-3 linkage group LG17, Okis_V2, whole genome shotgun sequence genomic window:
- the LOC109884527 gene encoding dendritic cell-specific transmembrane protein: protein MPSQLERLALFRVWSMMVLLYTSDHRKGWRHILLHFLSCLTLSLALGGALLLGLYFSLNYRLVVCGVTSGCCSLLLTAVLFCSKRVRCFSLLFLISCTMKQGRNLLLTAGTGLVILWNVQNTLRNLREVSSSLVCNMEKKRVLLDVSPINNYVNLLRWVGEKLNKFIDFGVVKYESSFTVGHSVESNDLTVKLQDAVRTLNTTEKSAEVCIDLVMAVFQRGVPVLGVTLVIITTTLFLRKYFCNLKYQNTFITSRFIRYDDQQRAEGKPYLLPLSPEEADQFRSIPSARFTRREGYTMLWFLVPVLTHLPTWLLFISLDALLYWLILIINKHLLELKPFSINLKMSLNEDNSIVFIPLPGRVIMEDFSYTFTLFQEDCLPQPSLLLSRSLVPLSVILVVLLVLDLLSAKMGQFKLLVSEQFYHDNADQRVQQLHAMISHKRAKTRPPTKRTALLRLLKQKSFWFPLFFHTAKEICISPEEIQNSDHLGN from the exons ATGCCATCCCAACTTGAGAGGCTGGCTCTGTTCCGGGTCTGGTCCATGATGGTCCTGCTCTACACCTCGGACCACAGGAAGGGCTGGAGACAtatcctcctccacttcctcagCTGCTTGACCCTGAGCCTGGCCTTGGGAGGGGCCCTCCTACTGGGCCTCTACTTCTCTCTGAACTACAGGCTAGTGGTGTGTGGAGTCACCTCAGGCTGCTGCTCACTCCTGTTAAcagctgtcctgttctgctccaaGAGAGTCCGCTGCTTCTCCTTGCTGTTTCTTATCTCCTGCACTATGAAGCAGGGCAGGAACCTGCTTCTGACGGCAGGCACTGGGCTGGTGATCCTCTGGAATGTCCAGAACACCTTAAg AAACCTCAGAGAAGTGTCCAGCAGTCTGGTGTGTAACATGGAGAAGAAGAGAGTGTTGTTGGACGTCAGTCCAATAAATAACTATGTCAATCTGCTGAGGTGGGTGGGCGAGAAGCTCAACAAGTTCATAGACTTTGGAGTTGTCAAGTACGAGTCATCATTCACCGTCGGACACAGCGTTGAGTCCAACGATCTGACGGTGAAACTTCAGGATGCTGTCCGGACACTGAACACAACAGAGAAGAGCGCTGAGGTGTGCATCGACCTGGTGATGGCTGTGTTCCAGAGAGGAGTCCCGGTACTAGGGGTCACCCTGGtcatcatcaccactaccctGTTCCTCAGAAAATACTTCTGCAACCTCAAGTACCAGAACACTTTCATCACCAGCAGGTTTATTAGATACGATGATCAACAGAGAGCTGAGGGGAAGccctacctcctccctctgaGCCCAGAGGAGGCAGATCAGTTCCGCTCTATCCCCTCCGCCCGCTTCACACGGAGAGAGGGCTACACCATGCTCTGGTTCCTGGTTCCAGTGCTCACCCACCTCCCAACCTGGCTCTTATTCATCTCCCTGGACGCACTGCTCTACTGGCTTATTCTGATTATCAACAAACACCTTCTGGAACTGAAACCATTCAGCATTAACCTAAAGATGAGCCTAAAC GAAGACAACAGCATCGTGTTTATCCCTCTCCCAGGCAGAGTCATCATGGAGGATTTCTCCTACACCTTCACCCTCTTTCAGGAGGATTGCCTTCCCCagccctccctgctcctctccag GTCCCTGGTCCCACTGTCTGTTATCCTGGTTGTTCTACTGGTCCTAGACCTGCTGTCTGCCAAGATGGGTCAGTTCAAACTACTGGTCTCAGAACAGTTCTACCACGACAACGCAGACCAGAGGGTGCAGCAACTTCATGCCATGATCAGCCACAAAAGAGCCAAGACGAGGCCTCCAACTAAGAGGACTGCTCTGCTGAGACTGCTAAAACAA